In Nomascus leucogenys isolate Asia chromosome 11, Asia_NLE_v1, whole genome shotgun sequence, the following proteins share a genomic window:
- the LOC100602983 gene encoding LOW QUALITY PROTEIN: Golgi apparatus membrane protein TVP23 homolog B-like (The sequence of the model RefSeq protein was modified relative to this genomic sequence to represent the inferred CDS: substituted 2 bases at 2 genomic stop codons) — protein sequence MLQQDSNDDTEDVSPFNAEEKTTNRPKKIRYPIAXFFCLLFXDHAVIIHLCELLSSSYTAWMVTVLLLPCDLGAVKTVTGRLMMDLHWWNHTDEDEKNHWVSRKSHWECRKASPQDNKTVSEAELRIFWLGFIACSVLWVVIAFSALFFFGVK from the exons ATGTTGCAGCAGGACAGTAATGATGACACTGAAGATGTTTCACCCTTCAATGCAGAAGAGAAGACAAC CaatagaccaaaaaaaattagatacCCAATAGcataatttttctgtttactcttttgaGACCATGCAGTTATAATCCATCTCTGTGAATTGCTCAGCAGCAGTTATACTGCCTGGATGGTGACAGTTCTCTTGTTGCCATGTGATTTGGGGGCAGTGAAGACTGTCACAGGTAGATTAATGATGGACCTGCATTGGTGGAATCATACTGATGAAGATGAGAAGAACCACTGGGTGTCCAGGAAGAGCCACTGGGAGTGCAGGAAGGCATCCCCTCAAGATAACAAAACTGTCTCAGAGGCTGAATTAAGGATCTTTTGGTTGGGATTTATTGCCTGTTCAGTGCTGTGGGTGGTAATTGCCTTTAGTGCCCTCTTCTTTTTTGGAGTAAAGTGA